In Streptomyces chartreusis NRRL 3882, the following are encoded in one genomic region:
- a CDS encoding MarR family winged helix-turn-helix transcriptional regulator has protein sequence MSEAPLPAIRSLPSWLLGRAAARGRALVAAALAEQDMRMWHHVVLSAVRDLGPVAQADLGRGVRLDPKDLVGILNDLQAAGLVVREPDPKDRRKNAVSLTEEGARLLKRCEKAARAANDELLAPLSQAEREQFTGMLLRISDTAH, from the coding sequence ATGTCGGAAGCTCCCCTCCCCGCGATCCGCTCCCTGCCCAGCTGGCTGCTCGGCCGGGCCGCCGCCCGCGGCCGGGCCCTGGTGGCCGCGGCGCTGGCCGAGCAGGACATGCGGATGTGGCACCACGTGGTGCTGTCCGCCGTCCGTGACCTCGGCCCCGTCGCCCAGGCCGACCTCGGACGCGGGGTCCGGCTGGACCCCAAGGACCTGGTCGGCATCCTGAACGACCTCCAGGCGGCGGGCCTGGTGGTGCGCGAGCCGGACCCGAAGGACCGGCGGAAGAACGCGGTGTCCCTCACCGAGGAGGGAGCCCGACTGCTCAAGCGCTGCGAGAAGGCGGCCCGCGCGGCCAACGACGAGCTGCTCGCACCGCTGTCGCAGGCCGAGCGCGAGCAGTTCACGGGCATGCTGCTCCGGATATCCGACACGGCGCACTGA
- a CDS encoding quinone oxidoreductase family protein encodes MRRVRYESRGGPLFVEEAPVPEPGPGELLVRAEAIGVTLPVVRKVTEAAEPVPLGGEIAGEVTAVGEGVTRFSTGDRVTGLCFGHGYADFALLHEAMASPVPADATAVDAVALVRSGLVALGALEAARPEPGEAALVTAAASGVGHLAVQLARTRGAGRVVGAVSAPAKAAFVRGLGADHIVTYGDDSWGTPVDYALDAVGGELLAPALAALAPEGRLVAYSSGGGTVQAYDLLVGAKSVIGFQMARIARGKPELYEQWRKELWRLFAAGELKPVVHGEFALQDAAKAHGEIEARANLGKVVLIP; translated from the coding sequence ATGCGCCGCGTCCGCTACGAATCCCGAGGCGGCCCCCTGTTCGTGGAGGAGGCACCGGTGCCCGAGCCGGGCCCCGGCGAACTGCTCGTGCGCGCGGAGGCGATCGGCGTCACGCTCCCGGTGGTACGCAAGGTCACCGAGGCGGCGGAGCCGGTCCCGCTCGGCGGCGAGATCGCCGGGGAGGTCACGGCCGTCGGCGAGGGCGTCACCCGCTTCAGTACCGGCGACCGCGTGACGGGGCTCTGCTTCGGCCACGGCTACGCCGACTTCGCGCTCCTGCACGAGGCCATGGCCTCCCCCGTCCCGGCGGACGCCACCGCCGTCGACGCGGTCGCCCTGGTCCGCAGCGGCCTGGTCGCCCTCGGCGCCCTGGAGGCGGCACGGCCGGAGCCGGGCGAAGCGGCCCTGGTCACGGCGGCGGCGAGCGGTGTCGGCCACCTGGCCGTGCAGCTGGCCAGGACGCGGGGCGCCGGACGGGTCGTGGGGGCCGTCTCCGCCCCGGCCAAGGCCGCCTTCGTCCGCGGCCTCGGCGCCGATCACATCGTCACCTACGGCGACGACAGCTGGGGCACCCCGGTCGACTACGCCCTGGACGCGGTCGGCGGGGAGCTGCTCGCCCCGGCCCTCGCCGCGCTCGCCCCGGAGGGACGGCTCGTGGCGTACAGCTCGGGCGGCGGCACCGTCCAGGCGTACGACCTGCTCGTGGGTGCCAAGTCGGTGATCGGGTTCCAGATGGCCCGCATCGCGCGCGGGAAGCCGGAGTTGTACGAGCAGTGGCGCAAGGAGCTGTGGCGGCTGTTCGCCGCCGGAGAGCTGAAGCCCGTCGTCCACGGGGAGTTCGCCCTTCAGGACGCGGCGAAGGCGCACGGGGAGATCGAGGCGAGGGCCAACCTCGGCAAGGTCGTCCTGATCCCCTGA
- a CDS encoding exo-alpha-sialidase → MPSSLRARLRSTLTAVLTAAALLTPAGPAGAQPATDLPEFEQQVLFKASQDPGYACFRIPAIVRTTAGTLLAFAEGRVLNCGDAADIDIVLKRSTDGGRTWGPLQVVNEGAGDTHGNPAPVVDRRTGRILLAETYNTGRTDAGNCSVPCDRTPHLQYSDDDGRTWSEPRDLSGEILPGHWNSWYATGPVHGIQLSRGKHAGRLVFGVNTETWDGSRVTANHAALIVSDDGGDTWRIGATDSWPIAQDGTFRQKPSEVTLTERADGALLVSGREQDGTDPGHRSQTLSRDGGDSFATPFRGLPDLYTPQVQGATLRLGDRLLLSAPADPDRRRTMMVRSSYDGGRTWDSVDRGTVVTTDWSGYSDMAAVDASTVGLLYEGGAVDARDEIRFARFTEDWLEPRRGADPTTRDVAPGARPAAVLGGAGRTAGVRGGALSFDGADDAVRLPYRSRLALADGDFTASLFFRYTATTGEQPFLWMGGIGNSQPQVWLRGEPASDRVRALITTRSGATTVRTASVSTAGAHNDGRWHHLVLRRGGGNLTLFLDGTPVSTPDVPGSVSRNSPFGVHIGQRMDSRAFLTGAIDDVRVWNRALTDGELTAATKDAATRGTVLWLPMDQVSGSH, encoded by the coding sequence ATGCCGTCAAGTCTTCGCGCACGCCTGAGATCCACCCTGACAGCCGTTCTCACCGCCGCGGCGCTGCTCACGCCCGCAGGCCCGGCCGGTGCACAACCCGCCACGGACTTACCGGAGTTCGAACAACAGGTCCTCTTCAAGGCCTCCCAGGACCCCGGTTACGCGTGCTTCCGGATCCCCGCGATCGTGCGGACGACGGCCGGCACGCTGCTCGCCTTCGCCGAGGGCCGCGTCCTCAACTGCGGTGACGCGGCCGACATCGACATCGTCCTCAAGCGCTCCACCGACGGCGGCCGCACCTGGGGACCGCTCCAGGTCGTCAACGAGGGCGCGGGCGACACGCACGGCAACCCGGCGCCCGTCGTGGACCGCAGGACCGGCCGGATCCTGCTGGCCGAGACGTACAACACGGGCCGTACGGACGCCGGCAACTGCTCCGTCCCCTGCGACCGCACCCCGCATCTCCAGTACAGCGACGACGACGGCCGGACCTGGTCCGAGCCGCGCGACCTGAGCGGCGAGATCCTGCCCGGGCACTGGAACTCCTGGTACGCCACCGGGCCCGTGCACGGCATCCAGCTCAGCCGCGGGAAGCACGCCGGGCGGTTGGTGTTCGGCGTCAACACCGAGACGTGGGACGGCAGCAGGGTCACCGCGAACCACGCCGCGCTCATCGTCAGCGACGACGGGGGCGACACGTGGCGGATCGGTGCCACGGACTCCTGGCCGATAGCGCAGGACGGCACGTTCCGGCAGAAGCCGTCGGAGGTGACGCTCACCGAACGCGCCGACGGCGCCCTCCTCGTCAGCGGCCGGGAACAGGACGGCACCGACCCGGGCCACCGCTCCCAGACCCTCAGCCGGGACGGCGGCGACAGCTTCGCCACGCCCTTCCGCGGCCTCCCGGACCTCTACACGCCACAGGTCCAGGGCGCGACACTGCGCCTCGGCGACAGGCTCCTGCTGTCGGCCCCGGCCGATCCCGACCGCCGCCGGACGATGATGGTCCGCTCCTCCTACGACGGCGGGCGCACCTGGGACAGCGTGGACCGGGGCACGGTCGTCACCACGGACTGGTCCGGCTACTCCGACATGGCGGCGGTCGACGCCTCGACGGTGGGCCTGCTGTACGAGGGCGGCGCGGTCGACGCCCGCGACGAGATCCGCTTCGCCCGCTTCACCGAGGACTGGCTGGAACCGCGCCGTGGCGCCGACCCGACCACCCGCGACGTCGCGCCGGGCGCGCGGCCCGCGGCGGTGCTCGGCGGTGCCGGGCGAACGGCCGGCGTCCGCGGCGGTGCGCTGTCCTTCGACGGCGCCGACGACGCCGTGCGCCTGCCGTACCGGTCCCGGCTGGCGCTCGCCGACGGCGACTTCACGGCCTCGCTGTTCTTCCGCTACACCGCCACGACCGGCGAACAGCCCTTCCTGTGGATGGGCGGCATCGGCAACAGCCAGCCGCAGGTCTGGCTGCGCGGGGAGCCGGCGAGCGACCGGGTGCGGGCACTCATCACCACCCGGTCGGGCGCGACGACCGTCCGGACGGCCTCGGTGTCGACCGCCGGCGCCCACAACGACGGCCGCTGGCACCACCTGGTCCTGCGCCGGGGCGGCGGGAACCTGACCCTCTTCCTCGACGGCACACCGGTCAGCACCCCGGACGTGCCGGGCTCGGTCAGCCGTAACTCCCCGTTCGGCGTGCACATCGGCCAGCGCATGGACAGCCGGGCGTTCCTGACGGGGGCCATCGACGACGTCCGCGTCTGGAACCGGGCCCTGACCGACGGGGAGTTGACCGCCGCCACCAAGGACGCCGCCACGAGGGGCACGGTGCTGTGGCTCCCCATGGACCAGGTGAGCGGCAGCCACTAA
- a CDS encoding DUF4185 domain-containing protein → MPDDAGAARARQRTGTGIGLLLVLVLGAALLIALPEEESPHDDTACRARTVRSWQQDDGLTAEFARYGDDATRTDDWTGGDGTHSVRLPDGRVLWLFSDTYLGRVHGPPNPAGESHAWRDTTAPLVRNSAVLMRDGRLETTLPAPLFPDPAPNQWRWPVAARVEPRSPGSSEQVVRVLLWVRTAGQAPWIYGVPTATEVATLSLPELRLESVVKVLDQQLVPDPSRRVLFGTTLVEEDGWSYVFGGDDGRAASRPASHAYVARVPEGGLGDPAAWRYWTGSAWAAGARPRPVLGDGQRRGVGSAFSVVRDGGTYVLFTMAAGTKGLTTVASYWACSPAGPWHGPAKEFSPSLPQGQVAAYNPQAHPVLSGGGRLVLSYDVNWLETTGAAAQLSRNVSLYRPRFVALRLAPPR, encoded by the coding sequence GTGCCCGACGACGCAGGTGCAGCACGAGCACGGCAGCGCACGGGAACCGGGATCGGCCTGCTGCTGGTCCTGGTTCTCGGGGCCGCGCTGCTCATCGCCCTCCCCGAGGAGGAGAGTCCGCACGACGACACCGCCTGCCGGGCGCGCACGGTCCGCTCCTGGCAGCAGGACGACGGCCTCACCGCCGAGTTCGCCCGCTACGGCGACGACGCGACCCGCACCGACGACTGGACCGGCGGCGACGGAACCCACTCGGTGCGGCTGCCGGACGGCCGGGTGCTGTGGCTGTTCTCGGACACCTACCTGGGCCGCGTCCACGGCCCGCCCAACCCGGCCGGCGAGTCCCACGCCTGGCGGGACACCACCGCGCCGCTGGTGCGCAACTCGGCCGTGCTGATGCGCGACGGACGGCTGGAGACCACCCTCCCCGCCCCGCTCTTCCCCGACCCGGCGCCGAACCAGTGGCGCTGGCCGGTCGCCGCCCGCGTCGAACCCCGCTCCCCCGGCTCCTCGGAGCAGGTCGTCCGGGTACTGCTGTGGGTGCGCACGGCCGGCCAGGCCCCGTGGATCTACGGCGTGCCCACCGCGACCGAGGTCGCCACGCTGTCGCTGCCCGAGCTGCGCCTGGAGTCGGTCGTCAAGGTGCTCGACCAGCAGCTGGTCCCCGACCCGTCCCGGCGGGTGCTGTTCGGCACGACGCTGGTCGAGGAGGACGGCTGGAGTTACGTCTTCGGCGGTGACGACGGCCGGGCCGCCTCCCGCCCGGCCTCGCACGCGTACGTGGCGCGGGTGCCGGAGGGCGGGCTCGGGGATCCGGCGGCCTGGCGGTACTGGACCGGCTCGGCGTGGGCGGCCGGCGCCCGCCCCCGGCCGGTGCTCGGGGACGGGCAGCGCAGGGGCGTGGGCAGCGCGTTCTCGGTCGTCCGGGACGGCGGGACGTACGTGCTGTTCACGATGGCCGCGGGCACCAAGGGCCTGACCACCGTCGCCTCGTACTGGGCGTGTTCCCCGGCCGGGCCGTGGCACGGGCCCGCGAAGGAGTTCAGCCCGTCGCTGCCGCAGGGCCAGGTGGCCGCCTACAACCCGCAGGCGCACCCGGTGCTGAGCGGCGGCGGGCGTCTCGTGCTGAGCTACGACGTCAACTGGCTGGAGACGACGGGCGCCGCCGCCCAGCTCAGCCGGAACGTGTCCCTGTACCGACCGCGGTTCGTGGCGCTGCGGCTGGCTCCGCCGCGGTGA
- a CDS encoding bile acid:sodium symporter family protein, whose amino-acid sequence MPIDPYILLLLGTVGVAALFPARGTVADVASGASTAAIALLFFLYGARLSTREALDGLRHWRLHVTVLACTFVVFPLLGLAARGLVPVILTHPLYQGLLFLTLVPSTVQSSIAFTSMARGNVPAAICAGSFSSLVGIVATPLLAASLLGGSGGGFSADSLLKIVLQLLVPFLAGQLLRRWIGGFITRHKKILGLVDRGSILLVVYTAFSQGMVQGIWHQVSPLRLAGLLVVEAVILAVMLLLSWYGGKALGFRREDRITLQFAGSKKSLAAGLPMASVLFGAQASLAVLPLMLFHQMQLMVCAVIAKRRSHDPRPEVTAAEPAAAPRTAVGTGTRSG is encoded by the coding sequence CGTACATCCTCCTCCTCCTCGGGACGGTGGGTGTCGCCGCACTGTTCCCGGCCCGCGGGACGGTCGCCGATGTCGCGTCGGGTGCCTCCACGGCGGCGATCGCCCTGCTGTTCTTCCTCTACGGCGCCCGGCTGTCCACCCGTGAGGCACTGGACGGCCTGCGCCACTGGCGGCTCCACGTCACCGTCCTGGCCTGCACCTTCGTCGTCTTCCCGCTGCTCGGCCTGGCGGCCCGCGGGCTGGTGCCGGTGATCCTGACGCACCCGCTGTACCAGGGCCTGCTCTTCCTCACGCTCGTCCCGTCGACCGTGCAGTCCTCGATCGCCTTCACCTCGATGGCCCGCGGCAACGTGCCCGCCGCGATCTGCGCGGGCTCCTTCTCCTCCCTCGTCGGGATCGTCGCCACCCCGCTGCTCGCGGCCTCGCTGCTCGGCGGCAGCGGCGGCGGGTTCTCCGCCGACTCGCTGCTGAAGATCGTGCTGCAACTGCTCGTGCCGTTCCTCGCCGGGCAACTGCTGCGCCGCTGGATCGGCGGCTTCATCACCCGTCACAAGAAGATCCTCGGACTCGTGGACCGCGGCTCGATCCTGCTCGTCGTCTACACCGCGTTCAGCCAGGGCATGGTCCAGGGCATCTGGCACCAGGTCAGCCCCCTCCGGCTGGCCGGGCTGCTCGTCGTCGAGGCCGTGATCCTCGCCGTGATGCTGCTGCTGAGCTGGTACGGCGGCAAGGCGCTGGGCTTCCGTCGGGAGGACCGGATCACCCTCCAGTTCGCCGGTTCGAAGAAGTCCCTGGCCGCCGGACTGCCGATGGCGAGCGTCCTGTTCGGCGCGCAGGCCTCGCTGGCCGTGCTGCCGCTGATGCTCTTCCACCAGATGCAGCTGATGGTCTGCGCGGTGATCGCCAAGCGCCGCTCGCACGACCCGCGCCCGGAGGTCACCGCGGCGGAGCCAGCCGCAGCGCCACGAACCGCGGTCGGTACAGGGACACGTTCCGGCTGA